In Prochlorococcus marinus XMU1404, the sequence TACTTATCTTGAGGGGTATTTTAGGAACCCTAGCTTTAGTTTGTATTTTTCATGCCATAAGAAATATGCCTCTTGGTATATCTACTGTCATTCAGTACACATATCCTATCTTTATATCTATATTTGCTGGAATATTTATAAATGAAAAAATAACTCGTAATTTAATTTTTGCTTTAATTATTGGCTGGATTGGAATATTAGTAATTATAAATCCAACTCAATTATCAAATATAAACGCTGAAATTAAAAATATGTCAATTTCGATAGCATTTCTAGGGGCAATCTTCACTGCATTAGCCTACGTTACAGTTAAGAAACTTTCATTTACTGAAGATGTTTATGTAATTATTGAATATTTTCCACTTGTTTCTTTTATAACATTATTGCCAATTGTCTTAATCAAATGGGTTACCCCAAATTGGAATGAATTATTTTGGATCATTGGAATTGGCTTATTTACTCAATTAGGTCAAACTTTCTTAACTATAGGATTAAAAAATTTACCTGCTTCTGATGCTTCAGCAATTAACTATCTACAAGTTTTATT encodes:
- a CDS encoding DMT family transporter, coding for MINIEELEKKFNSLNKFNLVFASFFFSLMTLCVKNIDKRIPIYELVFFRSMLSLIITLFIINLKNISPWGKDRPLLILRGILGTLALVCIFHAIRNMPLGISTVIQYTYPIFISIFAGIFINEKITRNLIFALIIGWIGILVIINPTQLSNINAEIKNMSISIAFLGAIFTALAYVTVKKLSFTEDVYVIIEYFPLVSFITLLPIVLIKWVTPNWNELFWIIGIGLFTQLGQTFLTIGLKNLPASDASAINYLQVLFGSIWGVLFFSEIINIKFILGASLVLLGTIISTTKIIKKA